Below is a window of Vulpes vulpes isolate BD-2025 chromosome 14, VulVul3, whole genome shotgun sequence DNA.
TGGAGGCTCCAGAAGAGGCCGCTGGCCGAACAGGCCCAGAGGGAaccgggatttgaacccaggtctgcaGGCTCCAGAGGCCGCGTCCTGACAGTTACTGGAGCCTTAGAGACAGGCTCAGAGGACCAGTGAAGACCTAGAACTTGGGAGGGGAAGGCACTGCTGCATTTGAAGCAACAAGAGCTGCAGGTGCTCCAGGCCTGTGCCCCAGCTCTGCGGGGCCAGcacccgccccaccccaccccaggcgcCGGGGATGGACCTGGGGAACAGAGCCAAGGCTACAGAAAATGAGGAACGCCCTCCCCCTGTGACCTAAACTCCAAAGAGGAAGGACCTAGGGTGATGGCAGGTGTCCCCAAATAGCTTCCAAGACGGCTCCAGACACTGATGAAGCTGATCCCGGGGCCAGAAGGAAACCCAGAACCACCTGCTCCCAGCCGCCCCCGGGCTCCGTCTCCGGAGAACAGACCAAGCAAGAGCTGAGCTCCCACACACGCCAATCCACGCCAAGGCCACCACGCAGACACAGATGCTGCCTGTCTGGGCCAGCACCCCCAAATCAGAGGCATGCAGCAACTCCCCGGCCATCTGTCTGACCCGCTCCgtgtccccacccaccccagcccagctcccACCCCTGCCAGCGAGCCAGGTTGCTCCTCTTTCCAGGgcagacacacactcacacaactTGAAGCACACGACCTAGAGCCTGGGATGTGGTCTCTGACAGCTCAAGTGCTAGTGTCCTAACAGCGACCACCTGTTTTATAACTGCCCTCATCActccccccctcccagcccccaacaATCAACCTGCTCCCGGCACTGGGGCACACAGCCGACATCAATCATGGTGCCGGGAAGTCACACCGCATGGCAGGCTCCTTTGTGCCCCTGAAGTGTGTGTGTCTTTCCACGAGCAGCTGCCAAGACttattagaagtttaaaaaaaaaaaaaaaaaaaaaaacagcgaaGGGAGGATGGGATGAGCACGCCTGACAAAAGGCCCACAGGCCCGGCCACTCAGGCTGGACAGCTGGCCCCGGTGCGGTCTCACCTGCTGCAGCTCTCATAAACACCAGACCCTGGATGGCAGTGACCTGCCGCCACCATCTGTCACCCACCAGAGCGGGTCACCAGGCACCCTGACAAGAGCCCAGCCGCCGGTTCCACGGAATGTGGGGCACACTCCCAGAGCTCATGTGCCCCCAGTAGGCCCATCCTAAGCGCTCCACCCACACAACTCCCAGATGCCATCACCACCCCCGTTTCCCAGGGAAGAACACTGAGGCACACACGGAACCGTGCCACCACGTAAGCTACCAGAGGTCACACAACTCATCAAAGGGAAGCCAGGATCTGAGACCAGGCTGTCAGGCTGTCAGGAGTGGAGAAGTGCCCCCCGCCCTCCCAACCCCTAGAACGCAATCACATTTCTGGAAGATCAGAGAAAGTGATGGTTCTCAGACACGGGAAGGTGGATTCGAACATGACAACCAAAGCTGTGGGGCTGGCGGTCCTGGGGTGAGACTCCCTGGGACCAAGGGGCGCCTGTGGCCTGCCCCGGCTGTCCTGccacccctcctccagccctgcccccagcagcCACATCCACTCACCCATAAGTCCGCTGGATCAAGGTGGGGTGCAGCTGCTGCACGCCGATGGCAAAGCCTAAAACCAGACACCAGTTAGAGGCTCGGCCTCACCAGGGGAGCAGAAACACACAGCCCTACccatccacccccccaccccccaacaaaaGTTGGAGATAGATAACGGGCTTCCCCTACACTCCCAGgccaccctcctcccacccaccggAAAGCTCCCTGCCGAAGCCAGCCCAGGGAGAgcccagggggcagggcagcagcaCCCTCTGGGTGTGGGTCCTCATCTCCAGCCCCGAGGACCAACTTCCTCCTTCCCTCGGGGACACCCAATGCGCCGTCCTCCCCTTGCCCCACTGGAACATGTGCCCAGACGCAGGGGTCCAGCTCCCAAGCTAGAGGATGACGGCCCTGTGACGGCTCTGCGAGCACATGATAGCTGACAGCCACTcctggggccgggccggggcggggtaGGGGGGGGCCTCTTCCACGGCACAGATACCAGCACTGAATATAGCAATCGAGGCGAGCCAGGGAAGGAGATCACGGGCTCTCTCACCCGTCTGGAGGCTCCTCGGCTTGGCGCCCAGATACGCCAGGTTCACATTGGCCTTGCGGCCGTCGATGTTGGGGTTCGGGTCTTTGCAAGCTCTCTCAGCCGCCGCCCGGTCGGCCATGGTCACCTGCATGAGCACAGGGGCATCAGGGCTTTCCCTTAGGCGCTGGGAGGAGCACAGGGCTGCCGGCTCTGGCTAGGGGCGCCcacttcccccttcccccttccccctccaggTGGTGGggggccctccccctcccactaAGGTGCCCCTGGTGAATCTCTGCTCCCTCCGAGCTCCCGCGCTGGGAAACCTGCCTTCAAGGACAGAGCTCCCCGGGGGACACAGGgcaccctcccccctccccctccctctcccccgggggggggaggggcagccctcctgcctgcctgtgggggggggctggggggcactgCTTAGAAGGGAAACAGGACACAAGTCTCCAAGTCGTCTCCGACTGGAGCTGATGTTTATTGGGGCCCTGAGCGGGACTCCCAGGACGCCGTGAGGGAGGGGGTGCCCGCGGCCTCCAGGGCGCCCCGGGGGGAGCCTGAGCTCGCGCCTGCTTGTTGCTCCAGGAAGTCCTGGCAGCGGCCGACCGTCCCCAAAACCTCCCCGCAAACTCCCAAGTGCTAATTGGCCGCAGCGGCTCCGCCTCTGAAGCCgggagcggggtggggtgggggcagggcggcgggcggcgggcggcggagcGCGCACCTCGGCGCggagcccgggcgggggcggcaggtgcggggcgcgcggggcggggggggggcgcggggcggggcggggcggggggcgcgcggggcggggcgggggccactTACGAAGCCGTAGCCGCGGGACTTGCCCGTCTGGCGGTCGGTGATGACCACGGCCTCCTCGATGTCCCCGAAGCCCTCGAAGTACTTCCTGAGCGAGGCGTCGGTGGTGTGGTAGGGCAGGCCGCCCACGAAGATCTTGGTGAACGTGGTGTCCTTCTGCGAGCCGTGCATGGcgccgggggcggccgggggccgCGGGAAGCCCGCGCTCGGGGCGCACGGCGCGGGCTGCAGCAGCATGGGGGGGCCCCACCGCCTACGGCCCCGGGCCGCGCGGCGCCGCGCTCATGGGCGGGGCGGGCAGCGAGCAGGGCAGCGGCGGCGCCGCTCCGGCCCCCGGGCCCGTCCGCTCGCGGGGCCGCTCCCGCCTGCGCCCTGGATGCGCTGCGCTGCGCTCCGGCCGGCGCTGCGGACACTCTgcgccgcgccgcccgcccccggGCTTTGtaggcggccccgccccccgccgccgcgccccgcccccgccgccgctcgccccgccccgggcGCGCAGGGGCCGCCGGGAATCGTAGTCCGGGCCGGGCCCAGGGAGCccgccgcggggggggggggggcgggggctgccccGTGCGCGCCCCCCGGAGTCCAGCCCCGCCCTCGTGGCGCGCACAGCCTGGTGCACGAGAGGGGAGCGGTGACCGGCATCAGGTGTCCCGAGCCAGCGCTTGCCACGGGGCACGCAGGCTACGGCAACCATCGCGTATAACAGGTGAGATGACCCTGGATTCATCTACAAGTGACATTCACTCGCCGAAAGCCTCCCAGGGCCCCTCGTGCGGCAGGCACGGCAGGATGGGGCCGCCCGATGCCCGGCACCGACACCCTCGCTCCGCGGACAAGGCAGCGTCGAGCCCACAGTGCACAACCGGGAGGGATGCAAGCCAGGGACCTGCCATCCGGGAGGGTCCCCGGAGGAGGCGGCTCTGGCCCCTGCAGCCCGGCCCGGCCGTCTGCGCGGAGGTGGACGACCCTGCCGCGCGGCAGCCCGGCCCCTCTGTCCCGTCCCCAGCCGCGGAAGCGGCCCATGCCGGGGCCTCCGTGAGCTCCACACCAGGCAGGACCCGCCACGGAACTTGTTCCAAGTCTTTAGAAATTTCATAGCAAACCCAGCGTGGGGCCCTTCTGAGCTCGGGGCCCCAGCACCTGCGCTCTccgctggggggtgggggggtcccacCTCCACGCGGTGCAGAGCGTGGCTCTGGGCGCCCCAAACTCTCCGCACGTCCGTCCGGGCACAGCTGTGCACCCACTTGTACGGTGGAGACCCGCGGCGCTAAGTGGGGTCCCTTCGGGCCGACTCTGTGACCCTTGAGCCTCCTCTGGGGCCGAGGGATACAGGCCGGGGCCTGCGGGACTGGGGGTGGCGCGGCGGGGAGGCGAACCACGTCCCCTAGTCTTTCGGGCGGTTACCGGCACCTGCTGAGtccaggccctgggcccctgggccctCCTCGCCCGCCTTCTGCCCGCCCCGTCCCATCTAACTCCTGCCTCGGCCCTGCggctcctgctcctcccacaCCCCAGGCACagtcctgcctcctccagggcctGGGCCTCATTCTGGGGCTCTTCATCCTGCCTTCTCACCCCCTTCGCTGTACTTCTTTCCCGAAGCC
It encodes the following:
- the RBM38 gene encoding RNA-binding protein 38 → MLLQPAPCAPSAGFPRPPAAPGAMHGSQKDTTFTKIFVGGLPYHTTDASLRKYFEGFGDIEEAVVITDRQTGKSRGYGFVTMADRAAAERACKDPNPNIDGRKANVNLAYLGAKPRSLQTGFAIGVQQLHPTLIQRTYGLTPHYIYPQAIVQPSVVIPAAPVPSLSSPYIEYTPASPAYAQYPPAAFDQYPYAASPATAAGFVGYGYPAALPQALSAAAPAGTAFVQYQPPQLQPDRMQ